A genomic window from Elaeis guineensis isolate ETL-2024a chromosome 3, EG11, whole genome shotgun sequence includes:
- the LOC105041395 gene encoding AP-4 complex subunit mu isoform X1, with protein MISQFFVLSQRGDNIVFRDYRGEVQKGSAEIFFRKVKFWKGDEAEEAPPVFNVDGVNYIHVKVAGLLFVATTRVNVSPSLVLELLQRIARVIKDYLGVLNEDSLRKNFVLVYELLDEVIDFGYPQTTSTEVLKSYVFNEPIMVDAARIPPLGPAAMFMQGTKRMPGTAVTKSVVANEPGGRKRDEIFVDVIEKISVTFSSSGYILTSEIDGTIQMKSYLSGNPEIRLALNEDLSIGRSGASVYDYRSSGGGAVILDDCNFHESVHLDSFDMDRTLTLIPPDGEFAVMNYRMTQEFKPPFRVNALIEEAGPSKAEVILKVRADFSPSVTANTIAVQMPVPTYTTRVSFELEPGAVGQTTDFKEGMKRLEWCLKKIVGGSEHTLRAKLTFSQESHGNLTREAGPVNMNFTIPMYNASRLQVRYLQIAKKSKTYQPYRWVRYVTQANSYVARL; from the exons ATGATCTCGCAGTTCTTCGTGCTGTCGCAGCGAGGCGACAACATCGTCTTCCGCGACT ATCGTGGTGAAGTGCAAAAAGGGAGTGCAGAGATATTTTTTCGTAAAGTGAAGTTCTGGAAAGGGGATGAAGCAGAGGAGGCACCACCTGTCTTT AACGTGGATGGTGTTAATTACATTCACGTGAAGGTTGCTGGATTGTTATTTGTGGCAACTACAAGGGTTAATGTGTCACCATCACTTGTTTTGGAGCTTTTACAAAGGATTGCACGTGTCATCAAAGACTACCTTGGAGTTCTTAATGAAGATTCATTGCGGAAAAATTTTGTACTTGTGTATGAATTGCTTGATGAAGTCATC GACTTTGGATATCCACAAACAACATCTACGGAGGTTTTGAAGTCTTATGTATTTAATGAGCCAATAATGGTTGATGCTGCACGAATACCACCTCTTGGCCCTGCAGCCATGTTTATG CAAGGCACCAAACGGATGCCAGGTACAGCTGTCACCAAATCTGTTGTAGCCAATGAACCTGGTGGTAGGAAGAGGGATGAAATATTTGTTGATGTTATCGAGAAAATAAGTGTGACATTTAGCTCTAGT GGCTACATACTCACTTCTGAGATTGACGGGACCATTCAAATGAAAAGCTACCTTAGTGGAAATCCAGAAATCCGCCTAGCTCTTAATGAGGATTTGAGCATTGGTAGAAGCGGGGCTTCTGTCTATG ACTATAGAAGTTCTGGTGGAGGAGCCGTGATACTTGATGATTGTAATTTCCATGAATCTGTGCATCTTGACAGTTTTGATATGGACAGAACATTGACATTG ATACCACCAGATGGAGAATTTGCTGTAATGAACTATCGTATGACTCAGGAATTCAAGCCTCCTTTTCGTGTTAATGCATTGATTGAAGAAGCAGGACCATCAAAG GCTGAAGTCATTCTTAAAGTTCGTGCTGACTTCTCCCCAAGTGTCACTGCTAATACGATTGCAGTTCAGATGCCAGTGCCAACTTATACGACAAG GGTTAGTTTTGAGTTGGAACCTGGGGCAGTTGGACAGACGACTGATTTTAAGGAAGGCATGAAAAGACTTGAATGGTGTCTAAAGAAG ATTGTTGGCGGGTCTGAACATACATTACGTGCAAAGCTCACATTTTCTCAGGAGTCACATG GAAATCTCACAAGAGAAGCTGGGCCGGTAAACATGAATTTCACAATACCGATGTACAATGCATCGAGGCTTCAG GTAAGATATCTACAGATAGCAAAGAAATCCAAGACCTACCAACCATATCGGTGGGTGAGATACGTCACACAAGCAAATTCATATGTTGCTCGCTTATGA
- the LOC105041395 gene encoding AP-4 complex subunit mu isoform X2, whose translation MISQFFVLSQRGDNIVFRDYRGEVQKGSAEIFFRKVKFWKGDEAEEAPPVFNVDGVNYIHVKVAGLLFVATTRVNVSPSLVLELLQRIARVIKDYLGVLNEDSLRKNFVLVYELLDEVIDFGYPQTTSTEVLKSYVFNEPIMVDAARIPPLGPAAMFMQGTKRMPGTAVTKSVVANEPGGRKRDEIFVDVIEKISVTFSSSGYILTSEIDGTIQMKSYLSGNPEIRLALNEDLSIGRSGASVYDYRSSGGGAVILDDCNFHESVHLDSFDMDRTLTLIPPDGEFAVMNYRMTQEFKPPFRVNALIEEAGPSKAEVILKVRADFSPSVTANTIAVQMPVPTYTTRVSFELEPGAVGQTTDFKEGMKRLEWCLKKIVGGSEHTLRAKLTFSQESHGNLTREAGPVNMNFTIPMYNASRLQAVEFHLGFTTML comes from the exons ATGATCTCGCAGTTCTTCGTGCTGTCGCAGCGAGGCGACAACATCGTCTTCCGCGACT ATCGTGGTGAAGTGCAAAAAGGGAGTGCAGAGATATTTTTTCGTAAAGTGAAGTTCTGGAAAGGGGATGAAGCAGAGGAGGCACCACCTGTCTTT AACGTGGATGGTGTTAATTACATTCACGTGAAGGTTGCTGGATTGTTATTTGTGGCAACTACAAGGGTTAATGTGTCACCATCACTTGTTTTGGAGCTTTTACAAAGGATTGCACGTGTCATCAAAGACTACCTTGGAGTTCTTAATGAAGATTCATTGCGGAAAAATTTTGTACTTGTGTATGAATTGCTTGATGAAGTCATC GACTTTGGATATCCACAAACAACATCTACGGAGGTTTTGAAGTCTTATGTATTTAATGAGCCAATAATGGTTGATGCTGCACGAATACCACCTCTTGGCCCTGCAGCCATGTTTATG CAAGGCACCAAACGGATGCCAGGTACAGCTGTCACCAAATCTGTTGTAGCCAATGAACCTGGTGGTAGGAAGAGGGATGAAATATTTGTTGATGTTATCGAGAAAATAAGTGTGACATTTAGCTCTAGT GGCTACATACTCACTTCTGAGATTGACGGGACCATTCAAATGAAAAGCTACCTTAGTGGAAATCCAGAAATCCGCCTAGCTCTTAATGAGGATTTGAGCATTGGTAGAAGCGGGGCTTCTGTCTATG ACTATAGAAGTTCTGGTGGAGGAGCCGTGATACTTGATGATTGTAATTTCCATGAATCTGTGCATCTTGACAGTTTTGATATGGACAGAACATTGACATTG ATACCACCAGATGGAGAATTTGCTGTAATGAACTATCGTATGACTCAGGAATTCAAGCCTCCTTTTCGTGTTAATGCATTGATTGAAGAAGCAGGACCATCAAAG GCTGAAGTCATTCTTAAAGTTCGTGCTGACTTCTCCCCAAGTGTCACTGCTAATACGATTGCAGTTCAGATGCCAGTGCCAACTTATACGACAAG GGTTAGTTTTGAGTTGGAACCTGGGGCAGTTGGACAGACGACTGATTTTAAGGAAGGCATGAAAAGACTTGAATGGTGTCTAAAGAAG ATTGTTGGCGGGTCTGAACATACATTACGTGCAAAGCTCACATTTTCTCAGGAGTCACATG GAAATCTCACAAGAGAAGCTGGGCCGGTAAACATGAATTTCACAATACCGATGTACAATGCATCGAGGCTTCAG GCTGTGGAATTTCATTTGGGCTTCACGACCATGTTGTGA
- the LOC105041395 gene encoding AP-4 complex subunit mu isoform X3 produces the protein MISQFFVLSQRGDNIVFRDYRGEVQKGSAEIFFRKVKFWKGDEAEEAPPVFNVDGVNYIHVKVAGLLFVATTRVNVSPSLVLELLQRIARVIKDYLGVLNEDSLRKNFVLVYELLDEVIDFGYPQTTSTEVLKSYVFNEPIMVDAARIPPLGPAAMFMQGTKRMPGTAVTKSVVANEPGGRKRDEIFVDVIEKISVTFSSSGYILTSEIDGTIQMKSYLSGNPEIRLALNEDLSIGRSGASVYDYRSSGGGAVILDDCNFHESVHLDSFDMDRTLTLIPPDGEFAVMNYRMTQEFKPPFRVNALIEEAGPSKAEVILKVRADFSPSVTANTIAVQMPVPTYTTRLLAGLNIHYVQSSHFLRSHMEISQEKLGR, from the exons ATGATCTCGCAGTTCTTCGTGCTGTCGCAGCGAGGCGACAACATCGTCTTCCGCGACT ATCGTGGTGAAGTGCAAAAAGGGAGTGCAGAGATATTTTTTCGTAAAGTGAAGTTCTGGAAAGGGGATGAAGCAGAGGAGGCACCACCTGTCTTT AACGTGGATGGTGTTAATTACATTCACGTGAAGGTTGCTGGATTGTTATTTGTGGCAACTACAAGGGTTAATGTGTCACCATCACTTGTTTTGGAGCTTTTACAAAGGATTGCACGTGTCATCAAAGACTACCTTGGAGTTCTTAATGAAGATTCATTGCGGAAAAATTTTGTACTTGTGTATGAATTGCTTGATGAAGTCATC GACTTTGGATATCCACAAACAACATCTACGGAGGTTTTGAAGTCTTATGTATTTAATGAGCCAATAATGGTTGATGCTGCACGAATACCACCTCTTGGCCCTGCAGCCATGTTTATG CAAGGCACCAAACGGATGCCAGGTACAGCTGTCACCAAATCTGTTGTAGCCAATGAACCTGGTGGTAGGAAGAGGGATGAAATATTTGTTGATGTTATCGAGAAAATAAGTGTGACATTTAGCTCTAGT GGCTACATACTCACTTCTGAGATTGACGGGACCATTCAAATGAAAAGCTACCTTAGTGGAAATCCAGAAATCCGCCTAGCTCTTAATGAGGATTTGAGCATTGGTAGAAGCGGGGCTTCTGTCTATG ACTATAGAAGTTCTGGTGGAGGAGCCGTGATACTTGATGATTGTAATTTCCATGAATCTGTGCATCTTGACAGTTTTGATATGGACAGAACATTGACATTG ATACCACCAGATGGAGAATTTGCTGTAATGAACTATCGTATGACTCAGGAATTCAAGCCTCCTTTTCGTGTTAATGCATTGATTGAAGAAGCAGGACCATCAAAG GCTGAAGTCATTCTTAAAGTTCGTGCTGACTTCTCCCCAAGTGTCACTGCTAATACGATTGCAGTTCAGATGCCAGTGCCAACTTATACGACAAG ATTGTTGGCGGGTCTGAACATACATTACGTGCAAAGCTCACATTTTCTCAGGAGTCACATG GAAATCTCACAAGAGAAGCTGGGCCGGTAA
- the LOC105041394 gene encoding serine--tRNA ligase, chloroplastic/mitochondrial isoform X1: MISGGCLGGTTLHSLTLAPSRCRSAFLLSPLKTLTQTLATNPHRHHPMLPLPSILRAFSSPALPTASLATLEGQVAAKPQWRAAIDFKWIRDNKDVVAANVKNRNSSADLELVLELYEKFLSLQKEVERLRAERNIVANKMKGKLEPSVRQALVEEGKSLKEGLVALEEDLVHLTDKLQQEAQCIPNTTHPDAPIGSEENSILRRMVGSPRDFGFAVKDHLQLGKELDLFDFDAAAEVSGSKFYYLKNEAVLLEMGLINWALAEVSKRGFTPLITPEIVRSSVVEKCGFQPRGQNTQVYSIEGSDQCLIGTAEIPVGGIHMDSILPESSLPLKYVAYSHCFRTEAGAAGTATRGLYRVHQFSKVEMFVFCRPEDSDRYHEELIGIEEDLFASLGLHFKTLDMATGDLGAPAYRKFDVEAWMPGLDRYGEISSASNCTDYQSRRLGIRYRPSPSDPSQASSKKGKGSTPTQFVHTLNATACAVPRMIVCLLENFQQEDGSVLIPEPLRPFMGGLHVIRPKSK; the protein is encoded by the exons ATGATATCAGGCGGGTGCTTGGGAGGGACGACCCTCCACAGCCTAACACTGGCCCCTTCCCGCTGCCGTTCTGCTTTCCTCCTCTCTCCCCTCAAAACCCTAACACAAACCCTAGCCACCAATCCCCATCGCCACCACCCGATGCTCCCCCTGCCTTCAATTCTTAGGGCCTTCTCATCTCCGGCCCTTCCCACCGCCTCCCTCGCCACCCTAGAAGGCCAAG TTGCTGCAAAGCCCCAGTGGAGAGCAGCGATTGATTTCAAGTGGATCCGAGACAACAAGGATGTGGTTGCTGCCAATGTCAAGAACAGGAACTCCAGTGCGGATTTGGAGCTCGTGCTTGAGCTCTATGAGAAGTTCTTGAGCCTGCAGAAG GAAGTTGAACGGCTCCGAGCTGAAAGGAATATAGTTGCTAATAAAATGAAAGGGAAACTAGAGCCATCAGTGCGTCAAGCTCTTGTTGAAGAAG gaaagagtttgaaagaaggactTGTTGCCCTTGAAGAAGATCTTGTTCATCTAACAGATAAGCTTCAACAGGAAGCACAGTGTATACCAAACACTACTCATCCAGATGCTCCTATAGGGAGCGAGGAGAATTCTATACTGCGAAGGATG GTAGGCAGTCCAAGGGACTTCGGTTTTGCTGTGAAAGATCATCTTCAACTGGGGAAAGAACTTGATTTGTTTGATTTTGATGCAGCAGCTGAG GTCAGTGGTTCAAAGTTCTACTACCTAAAGAATGAGGCTGTTTTGCTAGAAATGGGCCTTATTAATTGGGCACTTGCAGAAGTTTCAAAACGGGGTTTTACACCTCTTATTACTCCAGAAATTGTCAGGTCATCTGTTGTTGAGAAGTGTGGGTTTCAACCCCGGGGCCAAAACACTCAG GTTTATTCTATTGAAGGCAGTGATCAGTGCCTCATTGGAACTGCGGAGATTCCTGTTGGAGGCATCCACATGGATTCAATTCTTCCTGAATCTTCATTACCTTTGAAATATGTAGCATATTCTCACTGTTTTCGTACTGAAGCCGGTGCTGCAGGAACTGCAACAAG GGGCCTTTATCGAGTCCACCAGTTCAGCAAGGTTGAGATGTTCGTCTTCTGTCGGCCAGAAGACAGTGATCGGTACCATGAGGAACTCATTGGAATCGAAGAAGATCTATTTGCATCTCTTGGTCTTCATTTCAA GACTTTGGATATGGCAACAGGTGATTTGGGTGCACCCGCATATCGCAAGTTTGATGTGGAGGCATGGATGCCAGGACTAGATCGGTATGGCGAG ATATCAAGTGCATCGAACTGCACAGATTATCAGAGCCGGAGGCTGGGCATCCGTTACCGCCCATCTCCATCAGATCCATCACAAGCAAGTTCAAAGAAAGGCAAGGGCAGCACACCCACACAGTTTGTGCACACGCTTAATGCCACTGCATGTGCTGTCCCACGCATGATCGTATGTTTGTTGGAAAACTTCCAGCAAGAGGATGGCTCTGTATTGATTCCAGAGCCTCTGAGGCCTTTCATGGGTGGACTTCATGTTATTCGCCCAAAATCCAAGTAA
- the LOC105041394 gene encoding serine--tRNA ligase, chloroplastic/mitochondrial isoform X2 has product MKGKLEPSVRQALVEEGKSLKEGLVALEEDLVHLTDKLQQEAQCIPNTTHPDAPIGSEENSILRRMVGSPRDFGFAVKDHLQLGKELDLFDFDAAAEVSGSKFYYLKNEAVLLEMGLINWALAEVSKRGFTPLITPEIVRSSVVEKCGFQPRGQNTQVYSIEGSDQCLIGTAEIPVGGIHMDSILPESSLPLKYVAYSHCFRTEAGAAGTATRGLYRVHQFSKVEMFVFCRPEDSDRYHEELIGIEEDLFASLGLHFKTLDMATGDLGAPAYRKFDVEAWMPGLDRYGEISSASNCTDYQSRRLGIRYRPSPSDPSQASSKKGKGSTPTQFVHTLNATACAVPRMIVCLLENFQQEDGSVLIPEPLRPFMGGLHVIRPKSK; this is encoded by the exons ATGAAAGGGAAACTAGAGCCATCAGTGCGTCAAGCTCTTGTTGAAGAAG gaaagagtttgaaagaaggactTGTTGCCCTTGAAGAAGATCTTGTTCATCTAACAGATAAGCTTCAACAGGAAGCACAGTGTATACCAAACACTACTCATCCAGATGCTCCTATAGGGAGCGAGGAGAATTCTATACTGCGAAGGATG GTAGGCAGTCCAAGGGACTTCGGTTTTGCTGTGAAAGATCATCTTCAACTGGGGAAAGAACTTGATTTGTTTGATTTTGATGCAGCAGCTGAG GTCAGTGGTTCAAAGTTCTACTACCTAAAGAATGAGGCTGTTTTGCTAGAAATGGGCCTTATTAATTGGGCACTTGCAGAAGTTTCAAAACGGGGTTTTACACCTCTTATTACTCCAGAAATTGTCAGGTCATCTGTTGTTGAGAAGTGTGGGTTTCAACCCCGGGGCCAAAACACTCAG GTTTATTCTATTGAAGGCAGTGATCAGTGCCTCATTGGAACTGCGGAGATTCCTGTTGGAGGCATCCACATGGATTCAATTCTTCCTGAATCTTCATTACCTTTGAAATATGTAGCATATTCTCACTGTTTTCGTACTGAAGCCGGTGCTGCAGGAACTGCAACAAG GGGCCTTTATCGAGTCCACCAGTTCAGCAAGGTTGAGATGTTCGTCTTCTGTCGGCCAGAAGACAGTGATCGGTACCATGAGGAACTCATTGGAATCGAAGAAGATCTATTTGCATCTCTTGGTCTTCATTTCAA GACTTTGGATATGGCAACAGGTGATTTGGGTGCACCCGCATATCGCAAGTTTGATGTGGAGGCATGGATGCCAGGACTAGATCGGTATGGCGAG ATATCAAGTGCATCGAACTGCACAGATTATCAGAGCCGGAGGCTGGGCATCCGTTACCGCCCATCTCCATCAGATCCATCACAAGCAAGTTCAAAGAAAGGCAAGGGCAGCACACCCACACAGTTTGTGCACACGCTTAATGCCACTGCATGTGCTGTCCCACGCATGATCGTATGTTTGTTGGAAAACTTCCAGCAAGAGGATGGCTCTGTATTGATTCCAGAGCCTCTGAGGCCTTTCATGGGTGGACTTCATGTTATTCGCCCAAAATCCAAGTAA